In Takifugu flavidus isolate HTHZ2018 chromosome 13, ASM371156v2, whole genome shotgun sequence, the following are encoded in one genomic region:
- the LOC130536563 gene encoding LOW QUALITY PROTEIN: E3 ubiquitin/ISG15 ligase TRIM25-like (The sequence of the model RefSeq protein was modified relative to this genomic sequence to represent the inferred CDS: inserted 1 base in 1 codon; substituted 2 bases at 2 genomic stop codons) produces MAASRAGIDHLCCSICFDTLNNPATLQCGHSXKYVNGYWDKEDYGGFFSCPQCGRSFTARPFLKKNTVTSVKPLLQSSGCDFCTLKKLKAVKLXLGCLASYXTTQLQPQYESTAFKRHTLVEMSASLQEKSCTKHDKMLGVYCFSVGQCICLLCVMDKHKGHDTVSVAAERKDKERKIGKKKQTYQKRIYEKDEQLQQIRQKLKILLPF; encoded by the exons ATGGCTGCCAGCAGGGCGGGAATAGATCATTTGTGCTGCTCGATATGCTTCGATACATTAAATAACCCTGCAACTCTTCAATGTGGCCACA TGAAGTATGTAAATGGTTACTGGGACAAGGAGGACTATGGAGGTTTTTTCAGCTGTCCCCAGTGTGGACGGAGCTTCACAGCCAGACCCTTTTTGAAGAAGAATACAGTGACCTCTGTAAAACCTCTGCT TCAGTCCAGTGGATGTGATTTTTGCACTTTGAAGAAGCTGAAGGCTGTCAAGTTGTGATTGGGGTGCCTGGCCTCATACTGAACCACTCAGCTGCAGCCCCAATATGAGTCTACAGCTTTCAAACGGCACACACTGGTGGAAATGTCTGCATCCCTGCAAGAGAAAAGCTGCACCAAACATGACAAGATGTTGGGAGTGTATTGTTTCAGCGTTGGCCAGTGCATTTGCCTGCTTTGTGTAATGGATAAGCACAAAGGTCATGACACTGTCTCAGTTGCAGCAGaaaggaaagacaaagaaagaaaga TTGGCAAGAAGAAACAAACATACCAGAAAAGAATTTATGAGAAAGATGAGCAGCTTCAACAAATAAGGCAGAAACTTAAAATCCTGCTTCCTTTTTGA
- the tmem17 gene encoding transmembrane protein 17B isoform X2, whose translation MELPETFRKPLEYISRNVLFDQARPFIPENDTLMPHDKRVHSSLKLQMSLYFNTWFFPFWWISESVMLHVKYPALSDPYKFILITILVLMTLIETIRLFLGYSGNLQEKVPELAGFWLLTILQLVIILFQLFYEAFIIQPLERGVHIVLALFILTQTFFGFVALREIVRHTQSQFRLRQFEF comes from the exons ATGGAGCTGCCAGAAACTTTCAGGAAACCTTTGGAATATATTTCTCGGAACGTTTTATTCGACCAAGCTCGCCCTTTTATTCCAGAGAATGACACGTTAATGCCACATG ATAAGCGTGTTCATTCTAGCCTCAAGCTCCAGATGTCTTTGTACTTTAACACATGGTTCTTCCCCTTTTGGTGGATTAGTGAAAGTGTAATGCTTCATGTAAAG TATCCTGCTTTGTCCGACCCCTATAAattcatcctcatcaccatcctcgTCCTGATGACCCTGATTGAGACGATCAGACTCTTTCTCGGTTATTCTGGGAACCTGCAAGAGAAG GTGCCAGAGCTGGCTGGATTTTGGTTGCTGACCATCCTTCAGCTTGTAATCATCCTGTTCCAGCTGTTCTATGAAGCTTTTATCATTCAGCCTCTGGAGAGGGGTGTCCACATCGTTCTTGCCTTATTCATACTCACACAG ACCTTCTTTGGTTTCGTGGCTCTCCGGGAAAtagtcagacacacacaaagccaGTTCCGCCTCCGACAGTTTGAGTTTTAA
- the agbl2 gene encoding cytosolic carboxypeptidase 2 isoform X1 — protein sequence MSLRNHNHSTSHAKKSPDATTSALRNWFDRRHLNQSDTSDSNTEKDESSGERKLLSINLNKMLRTRQLLINFDAGRPVVSLKAPLDLINFQSIIRPRWPVECEVISDAIHHIEWDPSEPEPFYQPTGLEKASMPAGEEKGKVVYCVDHTTKYPHFTCSRIGGSRGPIRNATFIGEADSTLQFESRFESGNLLKAVQVGLYEYELTLRPDMYTAKHTQWFYFRVRNMKAGANYCFTIVNLMKSSSLYSVGMRPLLYSERAAKETSVGWRRTGSNIRYFRSCNQGKSSDTVTLHSLTWTVQFPYDSDTCYLAHCYPYTYSHLQRYLRGVASNPAITSYCMLRVLCHSLAGNAVYVLTVTSRGSSVVEDKTKRAVVVTARVHPGETNGSWMMEGFLEFLLGESDDARLLRDTFVFKVVPMLNPDGVIVGNYRCSLAGRDLNRNYKTRLRDSFPTVWHTRNMVERLVNETDVVLYCDFHGHNRKNNVFMYGCNSPGDNALKLQERVFPLMMSKNANNKFSFKSCKFRVQKSKEGTGRITMWRLGVKNSYTMEASFGGSTLGDRKGSHFTTRDLKSIGFYFCDTLLDYCDPDPTKIKYCLAELKVLMQKQVREKLGIDVGSGVTVSDVETSTSGSNSSDSNGLPVHLLKQQQSNQTLKKKKKRLRTFKERNRLRPERLRSTTQPTALQSNFNSATLQESSSHLDNPERIHQKTGIRSGKNSQVRAGNLHTTQRGDVSQVTLWRGCKPAMNKGSCLEEMKTACRDDRGVESRSRCSGQMQHLSAPLPPSAKFIRASQQRQLPSLQHSFTSHKNCRGQAPALTDPHSSPMSLKMIPTKCLLSALTTDKFGMQRRLGDRNTSGVFEHYSLEDSPTIKTKLNDKEQEKDSAGLTESKSHTSLFVPVLRSRPPRAALLCKDKGCVNVLLPVLKPSVLDKMVHPRSVTLNQLQGNRGRRHQSGREHLAMTAPQAPSGRRASQPALL from the exons ATGTCTTTGAGAAATCACAATCACAGCACCTCACAC GCAAAAAAATCCCCAGACGCGACCACCTCTGCTCTCAGGAACTGGTTCGATCGTCGCCATTTGAACCAGTCAGACACAAGCGACTCCAACACAGAAAAAGATGAGAGTTCAGGGGAGAGGAAACTAT TATCtataaatctaaataaaatgCTGCGGACCAGGCAGCTGCTCATCAACTTTGATGCTGGTCGGCCTGTTGTGAGTCTCAAGGCACCACTGGACCTGATAAACTTCCAGTCCATCATCCGCCCTCGCTGGCCCGTAgagtgtgaggtcatcagtgATGCCATCCATCATATAG AGTGGGATCCATCCGAACCAGAACCTTTCTATCAGCCCACTGGATTGGAGAAGGCATCCATGCCagctggggaggagaaggggaaagtGGTGTATTGTGTTGACCATA CCACAAAATATCCCCATTTCACCTGCTCGCGCATCGGCGGAAGCAGAGGTCCCATAAGGAACGCCACTTTTATCGGTGAAGCAGACTCAACACTCCAGTTTGAGTCTCGTTTTGAAAGCGGGAACCTTCTGAAGGCTGTGCAAGT GGGTCTTTATGAGTATGAGCTCACCCTGCGCCCTGACATGTAcactgcaaaacacacacagtggtttTACTTCAGGGTCCGGAACATGAAGGCTGGAGCAAACTACTGCTTCACAATCGTCAActtgatgaagagcagcagcttgtATTCTGTGGGAATGAGACCACTCCTCTATTCTGAGAGGGCAGCCAAAGAAACAAGTGTCGGATGGCGACGCACTGGTTCCAACATCAGATACTTCCGCAGCTGCAATCAG GGCAAAAGCAGTGACACGGTGACCTTGCACTCCCTCACCTGGACTGTCCAGTTCCCGTATGACTCAGACACGTGCTACCTGGCCCACTGTTACCCCTACACCTACTCACACCTGCAGCGTTACCTCAGGGGTGTCGCTTCCAACCCAGCGATCACGTCCTACTGTATGCTGCGTGTGCTGTGTCACAGCCTTGCTGGGAATGCCGTGTATGTGTTGACGGTGACGTCACGGGGGAGCAGTGTAGTGGAGGATAAGACCAAGAGGGCCGTGGTGGTGACGGCCAGAGTGCACCCCGGAGAGACCAATGGGTCTTGGATGATGGAAGGGTTTCTAGAATTCCTGCTGGGAGAGTCAGACGATGCCCGGCTACTCAGAGACACTTTTGTTTTCAAG GTGGTGCCCATGCTGAATCCTGATGGTGTGATTGTGGGTAATTACCGCTGCTCTTTGGCAGGCAGAGACCTCAACAGGAATTACAAGACAAGGCTCAGGGATTCCTTTCCCACCGTGTGGCACACCAGGAACATGGTGGAAAG GCTGGTGAATGAGACAGACGTTGTTCTGTACTGTGACTTTCATGGCCACAACCGTAAAAACAACGTATTCATGTATGGTTGCAACAGCCCAGGAGATAATGCGCTGAAGCTCCAAGAAAGAGTATTTCCTCTAATGATGAGCAAGAATGCCAACAACAAG TTCTCCTTTAAGAGTTGTAAGTTCCGGGTGCAAAAGAGCAAGGAAGGAACGGGGCGCATCACCATGTGGAGACTTGGCGTCAAAAACAGCTACACTATGGAAGCCAGCTTTGGAGGATCGACTTTGG GTGACAGAAAAGGAAGTCATTTTACCACTCGGGACCTGAAGTCCATTGGCTTTTATTTCTGTGACACCCTGCTGGACTACTGTGACCCTGATCCAACAAAG ATCAAATACTGTCTGGCAGAACTGAAAGTTTTGATGCAGAAGCAGGTCAGAGAGAAGCTAGGCATAGATGTAGGATCTGGAGTCACTGTTTCTGATGTGGAAACCAG CACCAGTGGTTCCAATAGCTCAGATTCTAATGGATTACCAGTTCATTTACTGAAGCAACAACAGTCGAAT CAAactctgaagaagaaaaagaagcgcTTGAGGACTTTTAAAGAGAGGAACCGGCTTCGACCAGAGAGGCTGAGGAGCACCACACAGCCGACAGCTCTGCAGAGCAACTTCAACAGTGCA ACGTTGCAGGAATCCAGCAGTCACCTTGACAACCCTGAGAGAATCCATCAGAAGACTGGAATAAGAAGTGGTAAAAACTCCCAG GTACGTGCAGGTAACCTGCACACCACTCAACGTGGTGATGTCAGTCAGGTGACACTGTGGCGGGGCTGCAAGCCAGCAATGAACAAG GGCAGCTgtttggaggaaatgaagacaGCATGTAGAG ATGACCGAGGTGTGGAGTCAAGAAGCAGATGCTCCGGTCAGATGCAGCACCTGAGCGCGCCCCTTCCACCGTCCGCAAAATTCATTCGAGCCAGTCAGCAGCGGCAGCTTCCCAGCCTCCAACACTCCTTCACCTCCCACAAAAACTGCAGGG GTCAGGCCCCTGCCCTAACAGACCCTCACAG CTCACCCATGTCCTTGAAGATGATTCCAACAAAGTGCCTGCTGTCCGCTTTAACCACTGACAAATTCGGCATGCAGCGTCGTCTCGGAGACAGAAACACATCAGGGGTCTTTGAACATTACTCGCTTGAGGACTCGCCCACAATCAAGACCAAACTTAATGACAAAGAGCAGGAGAAAGATTCTGCAGgtctcactgaatcaaaatcaCACACCAGCCTGTTTGTGCCTGTGCTGAGGAGCCGGCCCCCAAGAGCAGCTCT CCTGTGTAAGGACAAAGGGTGCGTCAACGTCTTATTGCCGGTGTTAAAGCCTTCAGTCCTGGACAAGATGGTGCATCCTCGGAGTGTCACACTGAATCAGCTTCAGGGTAATCGCGGCAGGCGTCACCAGTCTGGACGAGAACATCTAGCTATGACTGCTCCACAAGCACCGTCAGGCAGAAGAGCCTCACAGCCAGCGCTACTGTAG
- the slc15a5 gene encoding solute carrier family 15 member 5 codes for MGSREFSRLSGGRIPPRRHSRSSTPDLGPPRKSRKKLQVIICVLLVELCERFTFFGIVCNMILFCTVRLGYSNYLAATVNLCFVGASTLTPVLVGWFADTCLGRTKVLYLCAFLHFFGTAMLPVVAFPFEDFYIDTHHITHRLEPREQQMLFYIGLLAAALGIGGIRAVLCPMGAYSLQGYNQHQLMSFFNWFYWLVNLNSTVVFLGIAYIQQSVAKNLGFLIPFTSVLLALLAIHMMRNKLTYKPRKGGSLLTTLGVFLNSLKMCCLHRRHLSGDVASWLDRAKENNGGHYTETHVENVKILAKLFPLYGLQLLYRVCITQAGHWGYLGYATRITSLLKCFFLQIPSGYYIQTMNSNLHLNDLLLPIGIMNVISILPLLLLAPLMELVSTCYLSMEKTPLVPSKIITIGHVCATLSVLVAALSELRRKSCALVEQTLSGKVLLVSSMPCFQLAPQYILLGLAEALVTPACSLISFQLTPTHLRGISLHFLTLSYGGGCFLGAFIIQLVYFISGGNFYPDTLHDGNLERFFFLLTILMALNTLAYLNLSHRYVDLSVQSKTATIGPPLSEKLLCHQPGVRFYNTLDNSYTNASIESIS; via the exons ATGGGGTCAAGGGAATTTTCGAGACTTTCAGGAGGTAGAATCCCCCCTCGTCGACACTCCAGGAGCTCCACTCCTGACCTGGGCCCGCCGAGGAAGTCTCGCAAAAAGCTTCAAGTTATCATCTGTGTCCTGCTTGTGGAACTATGTGAAAGATTCACTTTTTTTGGGATTGTGTGCAACATGATTCTCTTCTGCACTGTGAGACTGGGCTACAGTAACTACCTGGCTGCAACGGTCAATCTCTGCTTTGTAGGAGCCAGCACCTTGACTCCCGTTCTGGTGGGCTGGTTTGCTGACACCTGCTTGGGAAGGACCAAAGTGCTCTACTTGTGTGCTTTTCTACATTTCTTTG GTACAGCCATGCTTCCCGTGGTGGCATTCCCATTTGAAGATTTCTACATCGACACCCATCACATAACACACCGTCTGGAACCAAGAGAGCAACAGATGTTGTTCTACATCGGCCTTCTGGCTGCTGCACTGGGCATCGGTGGCATTCGGGCTGTCCTGTGTCCCATGGGAGCCTACAGTCTGCAGGGATACAATCAACACCAGCTAATGTCTTTCTTTAACTG GTTCTACTGGTTGGTTAACCTGAACTCCACAGTGGTTTTCCTGGGCATTGCTTACATCCAGCAGTCTGTGGCCAAAAATCTGGGCTTTCTTATTCCCTTCACCTCGGTGCTGCTGGCTCTACTTGCCATCCACATGATGCGCAACAAACTCACCTATAAACCTAGGAAAG gtgGATCATTGCTGACCACACTGGGAGTCTTCTTGAACTCACTCAAGATGTGCTGCCTCCACCGCCGCCACCTAAGTGGAGATGTAGCATCCTGGCTTGACCGCGCCAAGGAAAATAACGGTGGTCATTACACCGAAACACACGTAGAAAACGTCAAAATTCTGGCCAAACTCTTTCCTCTCTACGGCCTTCAGCTGCTGTACAGAGTCTGCATTACACAGGCGGGTCATTGGGGGTATCTTGGTTACGCCACAAGAATCACTTCTTtgctaaaatgttttttcctgcagatcCCCTCTGGTTACTACATACAGACAATGAACTCAAACCTTCACCTGAATGACCTGCTGTTACCGATCGGCATCATGAACGTGATCAGcatccttcctctcctgctcctggccCCACTGATGGAGCTGGTGAGCACTTGCTACCTCTCCATGGAGAAAACTCCTTTGGTTCCTTCCAAAATCATCA CTATAGGCCATGTGTGTGCCACTCTGTCAGTACTGGTGGCAGCTTTGTCGGAGCTGCGGAGGAAGTCCTGTGCTCTGGTGGAGCAAACCCTCTCTGGAAAGGTCCTGCTAGTATCTTCCATGCCGTGTTTCCAGCTCGCACCCCAGTACATCCTTCTTGGTTTGGCTGAGGCTCTTGTCACACCTGCAT gTTCACTCATATCTTTCCAGCTGACCCCGACCCACCTGAGAGGGATCTCCCTGCACTTTCTCACTCTGTCCTACGGAGGTGGCTGTTTTCTCGGAGCTTTTATCATTCAGCTAGTTTACTTCATCTCTGGAG GTAACTTCTATCCTGACACACTGCATGATGGGAATCTGGAAAGATTCTTCTTTCTTCTAACCATACTGATGGCTCTAAATACTCTAGCATATTTGAATTTATCCCACAG ATATGTAGACCTGAGCGTGCAGAGCAAAACTGCGACCATTGGCCCCCCACTGTCTGAAAAGCTGCTGTGTCACCAGCCCGGTGTGCGCTTCTACAACACTCTGGATAACTCCTACACAAACGCCTCGATTGAATCGATTTCATGA
- the tmem17 gene encoding transmembrane protein 17B isoform X1, with product MELPETFRKPLEYISRNVLFDQARPFIPENDTLMPHDKRVHSSLKLQMSLYFNTWFFPFWWISESVMLHVKYPALSDPYKFILITILVLMTLIETIRLFLGYSGNLQEKVLRHSHKQLSYVPELAGFWLLTILQLVIILFQLFYEAFIIQPLERGVHIVLALFILTQTFFGFVALREIVRHTQSQFRLRQFEF from the exons ATGGAGCTGCCAGAAACTTTCAGGAAACCTTTGGAATATATTTCTCGGAACGTTTTATTCGACCAAGCTCGCCCTTTTATTCCAGAGAATGACACGTTAATGCCACATG ATAAGCGTGTTCATTCTAGCCTCAAGCTCCAGATGTCTTTGTACTTTAACACATGGTTCTTCCCCTTTTGGTGGATTAGTGAAAGTGTAATGCTTCATGTAAAG TATCCTGCTTTGTCCGACCCCTATAAattcatcctcatcaccatcctcgTCCTGATGACCCTGATTGAGACGATCAGACTCTTTCTCGGTTATTCTGGGAACCTGCAAGAGAAGGTGTTGCGTCACTCACACAAACAGTTATCTTAT GTGCCAGAGCTGGCTGGATTTTGGTTGCTGACCATCCTTCAGCTTGTAATCATCCTGTTCCAGCTGTTCTATGAAGCTTTTATCATTCAGCCTCTGGAGAGGGGTGTCCACATCGTTCTTGCCTTATTCATACTCACACAG ACCTTCTTTGGTTTCGTGGCTCTCCGGGAAAtagtcagacacacacaaagccaGTTCCGCCTCCGACAGTTTGAGTTTTAA
- the agbl2 gene encoding cytosolic carboxypeptidase 2 isoform X2 — protein MSLRNHNHSTSHAKKSPDATTSALRNWFDRRHLNQSDTSDSNTEKDESSGERKLLSINLNKMLRTRQLLINFDAGRPVVSLKAPLDLINFQSIIRPRWPVECEVISDAIHHIEWDPSEPEPFYQPTGLEKASMPAGEEKGKVVYCVDHTTKYPHFTCSRIGGSRGPIRNATFIGEADSTLQFESRFESGNLLKAVQVGLYEYELTLRPDMYTAKHTQWFYFRVRNMKAGANYCFTIVNLMKSSSLYSVGMRPLLYSERAAKETSVGWRRTGSNIRYFRSCNQGKSSDTVTLHSLTWTVQFPYDSDTCYLAHCYPYTYSHLQRYLRGVASNPAITSYCMLRVLCHSLAGNAVYVLTVTSRGSSVVEDKTKRAVVVTARVHPGETNGSWMMEGFLEFLLGESDDARLLRDTFVFKVVPMLNPDGVIVGNYRCSLAGRDLNRNYKTRLRDSFPTVWHTRNMVERLVNETDVVLYCDFHGHNRKNNVFMYGCNSPGDNALKLQERVFPLMMSKNANNKSCKFRVQKSKEGTGRITMWRLGVKNSYTMEASFGGSTLGDRKGSHFTTRDLKSIGFYFCDTLLDYCDPDPTKIKYCLAELKVLMQKQVREKLGIDVGSGVTVSDVETSTSGSNSSDSNGLPVHLLKQQQSNQTLKKKKKRLRTFKERNRLRPERLRSTTQPTALQSNFNSATLQESSSHLDNPERIHQKTGIRSGKNSQVRAGNLHTTQRGDVSQVTLWRGCKPAMNKGSCLEEMKTACRDDRGVESRSRCSGQMQHLSAPLPPSAKFIRASQQRQLPSLQHSFTSHKNCRGQAPALTDPHSSPMSLKMIPTKCLLSALTTDKFGMQRRLGDRNTSGVFEHYSLEDSPTIKTKLNDKEQEKDSAGLTESKSHTSLFVPVLRSRPPRAALLCKDKGCVNVLLPVLKPSVLDKMVHPRSVTLNQLQGNRGRRHQSGREHLAMTAPQAPSGRRASQPALL, from the exons ATGTCTTTGAGAAATCACAATCACAGCACCTCACAC GCAAAAAAATCCCCAGACGCGACCACCTCTGCTCTCAGGAACTGGTTCGATCGTCGCCATTTGAACCAGTCAGACACAAGCGACTCCAACACAGAAAAAGATGAGAGTTCAGGGGAGAGGAAACTAT TATCtataaatctaaataaaatgCTGCGGACCAGGCAGCTGCTCATCAACTTTGATGCTGGTCGGCCTGTTGTGAGTCTCAAGGCACCACTGGACCTGATAAACTTCCAGTCCATCATCCGCCCTCGCTGGCCCGTAgagtgtgaggtcatcagtgATGCCATCCATCATATAG AGTGGGATCCATCCGAACCAGAACCTTTCTATCAGCCCACTGGATTGGAGAAGGCATCCATGCCagctggggaggagaaggggaaagtGGTGTATTGTGTTGACCATA CCACAAAATATCCCCATTTCACCTGCTCGCGCATCGGCGGAAGCAGAGGTCCCATAAGGAACGCCACTTTTATCGGTGAAGCAGACTCAACACTCCAGTTTGAGTCTCGTTTTGAAAGCGGGAACCTTCTGAAGGCTGTGCAAGT GGGTCTTTATGAGTATGAGCTCACCCTGCGCCCTGACATGTAcactgcaaaacacacacagtggtttTACTTCAGGGTCCGGAACATGAAGGCTGGAGCAAACTACTGCTTCACAATCGTCAActtgatgaagagcagcagcttgtATTCTGTGGGAATGAGACCACTCCTCTATTCTGAGAGGGCAGCCAAAGAAACAAGTGTCGGATGGCGACGCACTGGTTCCAACATCAGATACTTCCGCAGCTGCAATCAG GGCAAAAGCAGTGACACGGTGACCTTGCACTCCCTCACCTGGACTGTCCAGTTCCCGTATGACTCAGACACGTGCTACCTGGCCCACTGTTACCCCTACACCTACTCACACCTGCAGCGTTACCTCAGGGGTGTCGCTTCCAACCCAGCGATCACGTCCTACTGTATGCTGCGTGTGCTGTGTCACAGCCTTGCTGGGAATGCCGTGTATGTGTTGACGGTGACGTCACGGGGGAGCAGTGTAGTGGAGGATAAGACCAAGAGGGCCGTGGTGGTGACGGCCAGAGTGCACCCCGGAGAGACCAATGGGTCTTGGATGATGGAAGGGTTTCTAGAATTCCTGCTGGGAGAGTCAGACGATGCCCGGCTACTCAGAGACACTTTTGTTTTCAAG GTGGTGCCCATGCTGAATCCTGATGGTGTGATTGTGGGTAATTACCGCTGCTCTTTGGCAGGCAGAGACCTCAACAGGAATTACAAGACAAGGCTCAGGGATTCCTTTCCCACCGTGTGGCACACCAGGAACATGGTGGAAAG GCTGGTGAATGAGACAGACGTTGTTCTGTACTGTGACTTTCATGGCCACAACCGTAAAAACAACGTATTCATGTATGGTTGCAACAGCCCAGGAGATAATGCGCTGAAGCTCCAAGAAAGAGTATTTCCTCTAATGATGAGCAAGAATGCCAACAACAAG AGTTGTAAGTTCCGGGTGCAAAAGAGCAAGGAAGGAACGGGGCGCATCACCATGTGGAGACTTGGCGTCAAAAACAGCTACACTATGGAAGCCAGCTTTGGAGGATCGACTTTGG GTGACAGAAAAGGAAGTCATTTTACCACTCGGGACCTGAAGTCCATTGGCTTTTATTTCTGTGACACCCTGCTGGACTACTGTGACCCTGATCCAACAAAG ATCAAATACTGTCTGGCAGAACTGAAAGTTTTGATGCAGAAGCAGGTCAGAGAGAAGCTAGGCATAGATGTAGGATCTGGAGTCACTGTTTCTGATGTGGAAACCAG CACCAGTGGTTCCAATAGCTCAGATTCTAATGGATTACCAGTTCATTTACTGAAGCAACAACAGTCGAAT CAAactctgaagaagaaaaagaagcgcTTGAGGACTTTTAAAGAGAGGAACCGGCTTCGACCAGAGAGGCTGAGGAGCACCACACAGCCGACAGCTCTGCAGAGCAACTTCAACAGTGCA ACGTTGCAGGAATCCAGCAGTCACCTTGACAACCCTGAGAGAATCCATCAGAAGACTGGAATAAGAAGTGGTAAAAACTCCCAG GTACGTGCAGGTAACCTGCACACCACTCAACGTGGTGATGTCAGTCAGGTGACACTGTGGCGGGGCTGCAAGCCAGCAATGAACAAG GGCAGCTgtttggaggaaatgaagacaGCATGTAGAG ATGACCGAGGTGTGGAGTCAAGAAGCAGATGCTCCGGTCAGATGCAGCACCTGAGCGCGCCCCTTCCACCGTCCGCAAAATTCATTCGAGCCAGTCAGCAGCGGCAGCTTCCCAGCCTCCAACACTCCTTCACCTCCCACAAAAACTGCAGGG GTCAGGCCCCTGCCCTAACAGACCCTCACAG CTCACCCATGTCCTTGAAGATGATTCCAACAAAGTGCCTGCTGTCCGCTTTAACCACTGACAAATTCGGCATGCAGCGTCGTCTCGGAGACAGAAACACATCAGGGGTCTTTGAACATTACTCGCTTGAGGACTCGCCCACAATCAAGACCAAACTTAATGACAAAGAGCAGGAGAAAGATTCTGCAGgtctcactgaatcaaaatcaCACACCAGCCTGTTTGTGCCTGTGCTGAGGAGCCGGCCCCCAAGAGCAGCTCT CCTGTGTAAGGACAAAGGGTGCGTCAACGTCTTATTGCCGGTGTTAAAGCCTTCAGTCCTGGACAAGATGGTGCATCCTCGGAGTGTCACACTGAATCAGCTTCAGGGTAATCGCGGCAGGCGTCACCAGTCTGGACGAGAACATCTAGCTATGACTGCTCCACAAGCACCGTCAGGCAGAAGAGCCTCACAGCCAGCGCTACTGTAG